Below is a genomic region from Anaerolineales bacterium.
GTTCCTCCGGTCGGGACGGGGTGGACGGATGGAATTGTACCTGATGGGCGGGGAGGGCGCGGCCATTTCCATTCGGGGAATAAGACGCACCCGCGTCCGCCGGAGGGAGACTCTTCATTGTCATTGCGAGCCCTGCCCCGGCGGGTTGGGTCGGGGGAGGGCTTGCGCAGCGATCTTCGGCGCCGGCCCGACGAAGCAATCTCCCCCTTTTTCACGCGAAGGAGATTGCTTCGTCGTTCCAGCGGAAAATCACCGCTGGCACTCCTCGCAATGACAATAGGGCGGTATCCCATCAGCCGACGGCCTGCGTCGTTCACCTACTTCCCCCGGGAGCTGATCCCTTTCGTCTTTTTCACAAATGCGCCTTTTCCAATTCGCCCGGGGGCTTAAGCCCCCTGCTGGTACACAAACCCACGAAGCGCATGGAGGAAAAATCATTGCCGGAGCTTGTTTTTTTCCCTTGGCCCATCGTCCATCGTCAGGTTTTCGATGGTCGATGGTCAAGCGATGGCTTTCCAAATGTCACTCGGAAAGTTGCAGATTCTCCCCCACAATCCCTCGCAAATCCCCTTCGTCCTCAAACAATCTCACCTTCACCGCGCCGGGGCGGATCCTGCCGGGCTGAACGCCGGCCCGGATCATCTCTAACCGTTCCTCGATCACCCGCCGACGCCTCTCGTGTCCTTCGCCGGAGCCTTTCGAGATGATCAGCAAAGCGGTCCATTCGCCGATGCCATCCAATCGCTCACCCTCGAAATCAATATGATCCGCCGTCAGCACCGCCATCGCGTCGCCGAGGATCGTCTTGGGCCGGTCGTCGCTTTCTTCGATTTCTATGAGGAGGATGACCCGGCCTTTTGGGTCAACGATGGCGATATCGAGGTCGGCCAGCTTGGTATCCCTGTGCTTCTCATCCCCCCAATAGGCGGCGATGGCGCCGACGCATTCGGCATCGGAGGGGCCGTGGTCGTAGTAGACGCGATAATCTTTGGGAAAGAGTTCCCTGTGGAGGGATTCGCCCAGGCGGGCGGTTAGTTCGCCATCCTTACGCGTCGATCCTCCCATGACCGTGGATCATTGTCCGCAAGAAATTACTTCCGCGATTCAATCACCTTTCTCAATTTTTCAAGAATTCGCCCTCGTTCGTTTTCCGCCATCCGCTTCCCCTCCTGCATATTGCCCAACTCATCCTCCAGCCGTTCCAGCTTCCAGACTGCGACGGACGGATTTTCCACCTCAAGCGGCGCGTCAGGGTCGGTCCAAATAACCACCGGATTGACCCATTGGGTGATCCCATCCGCCTTCAGAAACGCGCCCAGCCGGGCGGCGTTCTTGCGCGCCTGTCGGCTGGGATTTTTCTTCCACTCCGCCCATTTATCTCCGGAAAGGCGATCCCAGCGGTCGCCCGTGTTGCGATACCGGCCGGAAATATTCTTAATTTCCATCGCCCACATTCCGGTCGGTCCGACCAATACGGCATCCACATCCCCGCCCCAACCCGGAATCTCCAGGTTGCGGAAAAGCGACCACTCGCCGTTCATGACCCCCGCCATGATGTCGGCGGCTTTCGTTTCCCCCTCTTGCCCCTTTCGGTATCGATCTACTTGGCCATCAAGCTTCTTCATCCCCCACTCCACAGCCGCCAACAATATCACCGGAATTCCAACAATAATCCCCAGCGCCAAGACAATGGCAAGAATCCACCCGGGAGAAATGGTGATTCCGCCAAATATTTCTTCGGCCGTCTTATGCTCCTGGATGAATTGGAAATAGTAAATCGCTGCGGCTCCGATTCCCAGAAAAAACCCGTAGATCAATCCTTCGATCATCGCAATTTGCAGTTGCCGCCGCTCGGAAAAACTTCTTCCCCGTGAATAGACCTTCAGATGCCCTTTGGGAGGCAACGGCTCCCTGACAATTTGTCTCAGGCGGACCGCAGTCAGGGCGATGGCCGCCTCTCTCACTTTCGAATCCCAGGCGTTATCGATCGCGTAACTCAGGTCCTTCAGGGAAAGTTTGCGGCTTTCCACCAGCGGGCCCATCGATTCGCCCTTGTACGG
It encodes:
- a CDS encoding NERD domain-containing protein, translated to MDLNEARKVVWIGSNRRPLGELLDIGYLNQERLTWAVEHVKNPTVQQAAAVLLDWLNKSADSGKPREKATSSLGQETLPGLELKLTLEKAREVPWPFSPYKGESMGPLVESRKLSLKDLSYAIDNAWDSKVREAAIALTAVRLRQIVREPLPPKGHLKVYSRGRSFSERRQLQIAMIEGLIYGFFLGIGAAAIYYFQFIQEHKTAEEIFGGITISPGWILAIVLALGIIVGIPVILLAAVEWGMKKLDGQVDRYRKGQEGETKAADIMAGVMNGEWSLFRNLEIPGWGGDVDAVLVGPTGMWAMEIKNISGRYRNTGDRWDRLSGDKWAEWKKNPSRQARKNAARLGAFLKADGITQWVNPVVIWTDPDAPLEVENPSVAVWKLERLEDELGNMQEGKRMAENERGRILEKLRKVIESRK